The Tripterygium wilfordii isolate XIE 37 chromosome 4, ASM1340144v1, whole genome shotgun sequence genome has a window encoding:
- the LOC119996412 gene encoding succinate dehydrogenase subunit 7B, mitochondrial-like, protein MEPDLKRGTRMAFLLNRTSIASHFRSRSPLKSEDALPSSRRGFHIELGPREKALLAEDPALKRFKSHKKTVRGLKRVGDVLTIVVVAGCCYEIFVKAVMREEARRQATAASGGAQ, encoded by the exons ATGGAACCAGACCTAAAACGAGGGACGAGGATGGCCTTTCTACTGAACCGGACCTCCATTGCTTCTCACTTCCGATCTCGTTCTCCG CTCAAGTCAGAGGACGCGCTTCCTTCTTCGCGTCGTGGATTCCACATCGAACTAGGGCCTCGTGAGAAAGCT CTCTTGGCAGAGGACCCTGCACTTAAGCGGTTCAAATCTCATAAAAAGACTGTGCGGGGActgaaaagagttggtgatgTCCTCACCATCGTTGTTGTAGCAG GATGTTGCTATGAAATCTTCGTTAAGGCAGTAATGCGAGAAGAAGCTAGAAGACAGGCAACAGCTGCGAGTGGAGGTGCACAATGA
- the LOC119996463 gene encoding very-long-chain aldehyde decarbonylase CER3 has translation MSAPLSHWPWQNLGCFKYMLYGPLLAKVLHSGLHEDSFKDNWCFHILLICGLRGFLHLLWSSYSNMPFLTRNRRINKEGVDFHQTDREWDWDNFILLQALILSMASYMFPFLQNLPIWNPKGFIAVLILHVVVSEPVYYWVHRCFHTNSLFSNYHSFHHSSPVLQPLTAGHATFLEHLMLVTVIGIPILGSSMIGFGSITTTFGYILVFDFLRCFGHCNVEVIPHRVFEILPFTKYLLYSPTYHSLHHTDMKSNYCLFMPLYDALWSTLNGESWELHKKMTSDSGNNERVADFVFLAHVVDLTSSIHAPFIVRSFASLPYTTRIVMLPMFPTALLSMLGMWAWARVFKVSFYNLRGRLHETWTVPRFGFQYFLPFALDGINKHIEEAILSADRLGVKVISLAALNKNEALNGGGTLFVKKHPDLKVRVVHGNTLTAAVILNEIPKDTKEVFLTGATSKLGRAIALYLCQRKVRVLMLTQSTERFQKILKEAPVDCQNYLVQVTKYQAAQNCKTWIVGKWITPREQNRAPAGAHFHQFVVPPILAFRRDCTYGDLAAMKLPEDVQGLGSCEYTMDRGVVHACHAGGVVHSLEGWTHHEVGAIDVNRIDLVWNAALKHGLKPVSSASNQDSASFGQEGLRRIWSWRSL, from the exons ATGTCTGCTCCCTTGTCTCATTGGCCATGGCAGAACTTGGGATGTTTCAAG TATATGCTGTATGGGCCTCTCCTTGCAAAAGTGCTACATTCAGGACTCCATGAAGATAGCTTCAAGGACAACTGGTGTTTTCACATTCTTCTCATTTGTGGGCTTAGAGGATTTCTTCATTTATTGTGGAGCTCTTACAGTAACATGCCTTTCCTAACCCGGAATCGCCGGATTAATAAAGAAGGGGTGGATTTTCATCAGACGGATCGAGAATGGGATTG GGACAATTTCATTCTGCTTCAAGCACTTATCTTGTCCATGGCTTCTTACATGTTCCCATTCCTTCAAAATCTCCCTATTTGGAACCCAAAGGGCTTTATCGCTGTTTTGATACTCCATGTTGTAGTTTCAGAACCTGTGTATTACTGGGTTCACAGATGTTTTCACACAAATAGTCTATTCTCCAATTACCACTCTTTTCACCATTCATCTCCAGTACTCCAGCCGCTAACAG CTGGGCATGCTACATTTTTGGAGCATCTTATGTTGGTAACAGTGATTGGAATTCCAATACTTGGGTCTTCCATGATAGGATTTGGATCAATAACCACAACTTTTGGTTACATTTTGGTGTTTGATTTTCTAAGATGTTTTGGGCATTGCAATGTTGAAGTTATTCCTCATCGAGTATTCGAGATCCTCCCTTTCACTAAATATCTTCTCTACTCCCCAAC ATACCACAGCCTGCACCATACAGATATGAAGTCTAATTACTGTCTCTTTATGCCTCTCTATGATGCCTTATGGAGTACACTCAACGGCGAGTCTTGGGAACTACATAAGAAAATGACTTCAGATTCAG GAAATAATGAGAGGGTAGCAGATTTTGTATTCCTAGCACATGTAGTGGATTTGACATCGTCAATACATGCACCGTTCATTGTAAGATCATTTGCTTCATTACCGTATACAACCAGGATAGTCATGCTGCCTATGTTTCCTACTGCCCTCTTGTCTATGCTGGGGATGTGGGCATGGGCTAGGGTCTTCAAAGTCTCATTTTACAACCTTAGAGGCCGACTCCATGAGACCTGGACAGTACCCAGATTTGGTTTTCAG TACTTCTTGCCATTTGCCTTGGATGGCATCAATAAGCACATTGAGGAAGCCATTCTTAGTGCTGATAGACTTGGTGTTAAGGTCATTAGCTTGGCTGCGCTGAACAAG AATGAAGCACTTAATGGTGGTGGAACACTGTTTGTGAAGAAGCATCCGGACCTCAAAGTCCGTGTTGTTCATGGGAATACCTTAACTGCTGCAGTAATTCTCAATGAAATCCCAAAAGACACCAAAGAAGTGTTCTTAACAGGAGCCACTTCAAAGCTTGGAAGAGCCATTGCACTCTACCTCTGCCAAAGGAAAGTTAGAGTCCTA ATGCTAACTCAATCAACAGAGAGATTCCAGAAAATTCTAAAGGAAGCTCCTGTGGATTGTCAAAATTATCTAGTCCAGGTTACCAAGTACCAAGCAGCTCAGAACTGTAAG ACATGGATTGTGGGGAAGTGGATTACACCAAGAGAGCAAAATAGGGCTCCAGCAGGTGCACATTTTCATCAGTTTGTGGTGCCACCCATTTTGGCCTTTAGAAGGGACTGCACTTATGGGGATCTCGCAGCGATGAAGCTGCCGGAGGATGTCCAAGGCCTTGGTTCTTGTGAG TATACCATGGACAGAGGAGTAGTTCATGCATGCCATGCAGGAGGTGTGGTTCATTCATTAGAAGGTTGGACACACCATGAAGTTGGAGCGATAGATGTCAATCGAATTGATCTGGTTTGGAATGCTGCACTAAAACATGGTTTGAAGCCTGTATCAAGTGCTAGCAATCAAGATTCAGCATCATTTGGTCAAGAAGGATTGAGAAGAATTTGGTCTTGGAGAAGCCTTTAA